In Deltaproteobacteria bacterium, a single window of DNA contains:
- a CDS encoding DUF2127 domain-containing protein, whose protein sequence is MNRPAGLETIIVYKLTKAVLQALVGIAAIWLLVRGTEAGAATLAEFVLEHFAGAWSLRAATLLVEAATSGHVKLLAIAMLGDSALSAVEGLALQAGRWWAPWLVVIATAMLLPWELWELFRRPAWGRVVILAVNIAVVLYLLRQAGGPYASPPRYKP, encoded by the coding sequence ATGAATCGGCCTGCGGGCCTGGAAACGATCATCGTCTACAAGCTGACCAAGGCCGTGCTGCAGGCACTGGTCGGGATTGCGGCCATCTGGCTCCTCGTTCGCGGCACCGAAGCGGGAGCCGCGACGCTCGCGGAGTTCGTCCTCGAGCATTTCGCCGGCGCCTGGTCGTTGCGGGCCGCGACGTTGCTCGTTGAGGCGGCCACGAGCGGCCACGTGAAGCTGCTCGCGATCGCCATGCTGGGCGACTCGGCCCTCTCGGCCGTGGAAGGGCTGGCGCTGCAAGCGGGCCGTTGGTGGGCGCCGTGGCTGGTGGTGATCGCGACGGCCATGCTGCTGCCGTGGGAGCTCTGGGAATTGTTCCGGCGCCCTGCATGGGGCCGCGTGGTCATCCTCGCCGTGAACATCGCGGTGGTTCTTTACCTGCTGCGTCAGGCCGGCGGACCGTACGCCTCGCCACCCCGGTACAAGCCGTAG
- a CDS encoding response regulator, which translates to MVRYRNCAMRSHSPCERARSRLARVAERREILVVDDDEDTRMVLQDLLELNGFAVRTSPDARRAIDAARAAPPALILVDYFMPDADGAWVVEQLRSAGLGQVPVVLTTGSNEGRQQAERLGVRSMEKPFDISRLLELVRSLVPGA; encoded by the coding sequence ATGGTTCGTTACCGGAACTGTGCGATGCGGTCGCACTCGCCGTGCGAGCGCGCACGGTCTAGGCTCGCCCGCGTGGCTGAGCGCAGGGAAATCCTCGTCGTCGACGACGACGAAGACACCCGGATGGTGCTCCAGGACCTGCTGGAGCTGAACGGGTTTGCCGTGCGCACCTCGCCGGATGCGCGCCGCGCCATCGATGCGGCCCGCGCCGCGCCACCGGCGCTGATCCTGGTGGACTACTTCATGCCGGACGCGGACGGAGCCTGGGTCGTCGAGCAGCTGCGCAGCGCGGGTCTCGGACAGGTGCCCGTCGTGCTCACGACCGGATCCAACGAGGGACGCCAGCAGGCGGAGCGCCTCGGGGTCCGCTCGATGGAGAAGCCGTTCGACATCAGCCGCCTGCTGGAGCTCGTGCGATCGCTGGTGCCTGGCGCATGA
- a CDS encoding uroporphyrinogen-III synthase, with product MTLAGARVLVTRAVEDAAELETLLRERGAIPVRMPCIAFEDGPDVGRIVTVVREKVADLLVIASPHAARRLLALCGNPGLPLAAVGASTARELPGEVIVPKGGAGADALLRELGGRVAGKRVLVARPEGGNPALVAGLRAAGAQVETCTLYRTVTPHRADPAALRELRDGRIDAIAFASGSAARGFAALAGAESARPAAVACMGRLCADEARKAGIRVDAVADGSLPELCDAVALAVRARTV from the coding sequence TTGACGCTCGCCGGGGCCCGCGTGCTGGTCACGCGCGCGGTGGAGGATGCCGCCGAGCTGGAGACGCTCTTGCGGGAGCGGGGGGCGATCCCGGTCCGGATGCCTTGCATCGCCTTCGAGGACGGGCCGGACGTCGGCCGAATCGTCACCGTCGTCCGCGAGAAGGTCGCCGACCTGCTCGTGATCGCGTCGCCTCACGCCGCGCGGCGTTTGCTCGCGCTCTGCGGCAACCCCGGATTGCCGCTCGCCGCCGTCGGCGCCTCGACGGCGCGGGAGTTGCCCGGCGAAGTGATCGTGCCGAAGGGCGGGGCCGGCGCCGACGCTCTGCTGCGGGAGCTCGGCGGCCGCGTCGCGGGAAAGCGCGTGCTCGTGGCGCGGCCCGAAGGCGGCAATCCGGCCCTCGTCGCCGGCCTCCGCGCCGCCGGAGCGCAGGTGGAAACCTGCACCCTCTACCGGACGGTGACGCCGCACCGGGCGGATCCTGCGGCGCTGCGCGAGCTGCGCGACGGCCGGATCGATGCCATCGCATTCGCCAGCGGCAGCGCGGCACGCGGGTTCGCCGCCCTGGCTGGCGCGGAGAGCGCCAGGCCGGCGGCGGTGGCGTGCATGGGCCGGCTCTGTGCGGACGAGGCGCGGAAGGCGGGCATTCGCGTCGACGCGGTCGCCGATGGTTCGTTACCGGAACTGTGCGATGCGGTCGCACTCGCCGTGCGAGCGCGCACGGTCTAG
- the hemC gene encoding hydroxymethylbilane synthase has product MNLRIATRKSALALWQAERVGGWLRERGHACELLPISTEGDRILDRSLAEAGGKGLFVKDLEQALADRRADLAVHSAKDVPFAISDAFVLSAFCAREDPRDALVAPFAKRFANLPRGARVGTSSLRRAVQLLAERPDLIVVPVRGNVQTRLARATGATVVRGGVEVRPAEGDPQGPLDAVVLALAGLRRLGLDGEVTEILPPELSLPAAGQGALAIETLRGSPGLEATAPLDDAPTARCVRAERAVLARLAGGCTVPVAAYGLLEGDRIWLRAALGGPDGKGGVIVVRAEMRGSATGPEALGKSVAEALLDKGGAPLLEAARSQASGLPAPKRA; this is encoded by the coding sequence GTGAATCTCCGTATCGCGACGCGCAAGAGCGCGCTCGCGCTGTGGCAGGCCGAGCGCGTCGGGGGATGGCTGCGGGAGCGCGGGCACGCCTGCGAGCTCTTGCCCATATCCACCGAAGGTGACCGGATTCTCGACCGATCGCTTGCCGAAGCCGGCGGTAAAGGCCTCTTCGTCAAGGACCTGGAGCAGGCGCTCGCGGATCGGCGCGCCGACCTGGCCGTACACAGCGCGAAAGACGTGCCGTTCGCGATTTCCGACGCGTTCGTGCTCAGCGCTTTTTGCGCCCGGGAGGATCCGCGCGACGCCTTGGTCGCGCCGTTCGCGAAGCGGTTCGCGAACCTTCCTCGCGGAGCGCGCGTGGGCACGAGCTCGCTGCGCCGCGCCGTCCAGCTCCTGGCCGAGCGACCCGATCTGATCGTCGTGCCCGTCCGCGGGAACGTGCAGACGCGCCTCGCCCGCGCGACCGGAGCGACGGTGGTCCGCGGCGGCGTCGAAGTGCGGCCGGCCGAGGGAGATCCGCAGGGGCCTCTCGACGCCGTCGTTCTCGCGCTCGCGGGCCTGCGCCGTCTTGGCCTCGACGGGGAGGTGACCGAGATCCTCCCGCCAGAGCTTTCGCTGCCGGCGGCGGGGCAGGGAGCCCTCGCCATCGAGACGCTGCGAGGCTCGCCGGGTCTCGAGGCGACGGCGCCGCTCGACGACGCCCCGACCGCGCGCTGCGTCCGCGCCGAGCGCGCGGTCCTTGCCCGGCTGGCGGGAGGCTGCACGGTTCCCGTCGCCGCGTACGGCCTGCTGGAAGGCGATCGCATCTGGCTTCGTGCGGCGCTCGGCGGTCCCGATGGCAAGGGAGGTGTCATCGTGGTGCGCGCGGAGATGCGCGGATCGGCGACGGGCCCCGAGGCGCTGGGCAAGAGCGTCGCCGAGGCGCTGCTCGACAAGGGCGGAGCGCCGCTGTTGGAGGCGGCGCGGTCGCAGGCCTCGGGGCTGCCCGCGCCGAAGCGCGCTTGA
- a CDS encoding glutamyl-tRNA reductase has protein sequence MTLICVGLSHKQAPIAVREQVAVRPEQIEGHLRDLKALPGVREALLVSTCNRLEIFAIAETRAAAQDLLETFGPVAAPHAVCRFEEEALRHLFRVTASLDSMVVGEAQILGQVKDAALQAQRAGALGPELSQALARATTAAKRVRTETEIARGAVSVSSVAVQLAHKLLGNLEGRSILLLGAGEMAQLAARELRSAGARELLMANRSPQHAEELAREAGGVHVSLAELPALLERADVAICSTSASQAVVTRDMMAKALKARRYRPIFLVDLTLPRNVEPSANELENVYVYDLDDLERVAAQNRDLRAAHVGKAEEIVEEELKAFLTMSRERAAVPVLARLRAHAESLARAEAEKTLAALNGLDEKQQKTVRAMASAIVNKLLHAPTSRLRAEAGQGPLGDAAAELFGLDGEPQPASATKATTVDKQRGDDGAVLPLLRRR, from the coding sequence ATGACGCTGATCTGCGTCGGCCTCTCGCACAAGCAGGCGCCCATCGCGGTGCGCGAGCAGGTCGCCGTGCGACCCGAACAGATCGAAGGCCACCTGCGCGACCTGAAGGCGCTTCCCGGCGTGCGCGAGGCGCTGCTCGTCTCCACCTGCAACCGGCTCGAGATCTTCGCCATCGCCGAGACGCGCGCCGCGGCCCAGGACTTGCTGGAGACGTTCGGCCCCGTCGCGGCGCCGCACGCCGTCTGCCGGTTCGAAGAGGAGGCGCTTCGCCATCTCTTCCGCGTCACCGCGAGCCTCGATTCGATGGTGGTGGGCGAGGCGCAGATCCTCGGCCAGGTGAAGGATGCCGCCCTCCAGGCGCAGCGGGCAGGGGCGCTCGGTCCGGAACTCTCCCAGGCGCTGGCCCGCGCCACGACGGCCGCGAAGCGCGTCCGCACGGAAACGGAGATCGCGCGCGGCGCCGTGTCCGTCTCCAGCGTCGCCGTCCAGCTCGCCCACAAGCTTCTCGGCAATCTCGAGGGGCGTTCCATCCTGCTCCTCGGCGCGGGCGAGATGGCGCAGCTGGCCGCCCGAGAGCTCCGCTCCGCCGGCGCCCGCGAGCTGCTGATGGCCAACCGCAGCCCGCAGCACGCGGAGGAGCTGGCCCGCGAGGCAGGCGGAGTCCACGTTTCGCTGGCGGAGTTGCCGGCCCTGCTGGAGCGCGCCGACGTCGCCATCTGCTCCACCAGCGCGTCCCAGGCAGTGGTGACCCGCGACATGATGGCGAAGGCGCTCAAGGCGCGGCGCTACAGGCCGATCTTCCTCGTCGACCTGACGCTGCCCCGCAATGTCGAGCCGAGCGCGAACGAGCTGGAGAACGTCTACGTCTACGATCTCGACGATCTCGAGCGCGTCGCCGCGCAGAACCGCGATCTGCGCGCGGCGCACGTGGGAAAGGCGGAGGAGATCGTCGAGGAGGAGCTGAAGGCCTTCCTGACGATGTCGCGCGAGCGGGCCGCGGTGCCGGTGCTCGCGCGGCTGCGGGCGCACGCCGAGTCGCTCGCGCGCGCCGAGGCCGAGAAGACGCTCGCGGCGCTGAACGGGCTCGACGAGAAGCAGCAAAAGACGGTGCGGGCCATGGCGAGCGCCATCGTCAACAAGCTCCTCCACGCGCCCACGAGCCGCCTCCGGGCCGAAGCAGGGCAGGGCCCCCTGGGCGACGCCGCCGCCGAATTGTTCGGGCTCGACGGAGAGCCGCAGCCCGCGTCGGCGACGAAAGCGACGACCGTGGACAAGCAACGCGGCGACGACGGGGCCGTGCTGCCGCTGTTGAGGCGGCGGTGA
- a CDS encoding cytochrome C biogenesis protein — MATILVHIALVAYAAAAAAFLTWLVRPQTRLARAGRALLAIGVVVHFAAFGVSLGVAGAGLGVPAWKGGQLFSLLAAVTVAGYLVLDFRYELPVAGAFVAPFTVAVMVPAHLVESNARAIAPEVSHSILLFIHVGAAALGTAVLALAFGLAILYLASERQMKSKRPGRLFARLPSLDLLDRAGYRLAVWGFVFLSLAIATGSLVSREATGLTFPIAPKQGFAVLAWALFASMIQARLVAGWRGRRVAMLVVAGFVLLIGTYAGLLSAAPALSGSAT, encoded by the coding sequence ATGGCCACCATCCTCGTCCACATCGCGCTCGTGGCCTACGCGGCCGCCGCCGCTGCCTTTCTCACCTGGCTCGTCCGCCCGCAGACGCGTCTCGCCCGCGCCGGACGCGCGCTGCTCGCCATCGGCGTCGTGGTTCATTTCGCGGCGTTCGGGGTTTCGCTCGGCGTCGCCGGAGCAGGTCTGGGTGTCCCTGCCTGGAAGGGCGGACAGCTCTTCAGCCTGCTCGCGGCAGTGACGGTGGCGGGATATCTGGTGCTCGACTTCCGCTACGAGCTGCCCGTCGCCGGCGCGTTCGTCGCTCCCTTCACGGTGGCCGTGATGGTCCCCGCCCACCTCGTCGAGTCGAACGCCCGGGCGATCGCGCCGGAGGTCTCGCACAGCATCCTTCTCTTCATCCACGTCGGCGCCGCTGCGCTGGGAACCGCGGTGCTGGCGCTGGCCTTCGGCCTCGCCATCCTCTACCTGGCGAGCGAGAGGCAGATGAAGAGCAAGCGGCCCGGCCGGCTCTTCGCGCGCCTGCCCTCGCTCGACCTCCTCGACCGCGCCGGGTATCGCCTCGCCGTCTGGGGATTCGTTTTCCTCTCGCTGGCCATCGCCACCGGCTCGCTGGTCTCCCGCGAGGCCACCGGGTTGACCTTCCCCATCGCGCCCAAGCAGGGCTTCGCGGTCCTCGCCTGGGCGCTTTTCGCCTCGATGATCCAGGCGAGGCTGGTCGCCGGCTGGCGCGGCCGCCGCGTAGCGATGCTGGTGGTGGCGGGATTCGTCCTTCTGATCGGGACCTATGCCGGTTTGCTCAGCGCGGCGCCGGCGCTGAGCGGGAGCGCAACATGA
- the trxA gene encoding thioredoxin → MASADVATFTDDNFQSEVLGSTEPVLVDFWAAWCGPCRNLAPLVDQLAAEYKGKLKVGKLDVDAHQNVPQKYNVLSIPTLLLFKNGQVADQVVGSVPKATLDAMVKRAI, encoded by the coding sequence ATGGCGAGCGCGGACGTAGCAACCTTCACCGACGATAACTTCCAGAGCGAGGTGCTGGGCTCCACGGAGCCCGTACTGGTGGATTTCTGGGCGGCCTGGTGTGGACCGTGCCGCAACCTCGCGCCGCTCGTCGATCAACTGGCGGCCGAGTACAAGGGCAAGCTGAAGGTCGGCAAGCTGGACGTCGACGCGCACCAGAACGTCCCCCAGAAGTACAACGTGCTGAGCATCCCGACCCTCTTGCTCTTCAAGAACGGCCAGGTAGCGGACCAGGTCGTGGGGTCGGTGCCGAAGGCGACCCTGGACGCGATGGTCAAGCGGGCGATCTGA
- the rodA gene encoding rod shape-determining protein RodA, with translation MSLGVTEKKLDNLHWPLLLCTLIICSLGVWNLASATKNAPVIMALVQFRWMLVGGVFVALLLLIDYRWLQTVAWPGYVAALGLLAGVAFFGKKVLGARRWLQIGSMQVQPSEFVKLAVIILLARWFARDETGLRKGHYGILDLLRPFAVILIPVALVMKQPDLGTALVTFAIAMTMVMFAKVKWRDVVIMLAGGAAAAVFAWSRFLKDYQKQRLLTFLNPEAYAKGAGYHAIQSVIAVGSGQWSGKGWGEGTQNQLAFLPEQHTDFIFSVWAEEHGFLGGVVLIALYAFLVLAALDVAANARDKFGSFLSLGVAALFFWHAFINMGMVTGLLPVVGVPLPLFSYGGSSVVADMLGIGILLNVSLRRFMF, from the coding sequence ATGTCGCTCGGCGTAACCGAAAAGAAGCTGGACAACCTGCACTGGCCCCTGCTGCTGTGCACGCTGATCATCTGCTCCCTGGGCGTCTGGAATCTCGCCTCGGCGACCAAGAACGCGCCGGTGATCATGGCGCTCGTGCAGTTCCGCTGGATGCTGGTGGGCGGCGTCTTCGTCGCGCTCCTGCTGCTCATCGACTACCGCTGGCTGCAGACGGTGGCCTGGCCCGGCTACGTCGCCGCCCTCGGCCTCCTCGCCGGAGTCGCCTTCTTCGGAAAGAAGGTGCTCGGCGCCCGTCGCTGGCTGCAGATCGGCTCCATGCAGGTGCAGCCCAGCGAGTTCGTCAAGCTGGCGGTGATCATCCTGCTCGCCCGCTGGTTTGCCCGCGACGAGACGGGATTGCGCAAGGGACATTACGGCATCCTCGATCTGCTGCGGCCGTTCGCGGTGATCCTCATCCCCGTCGCGCTGGTGATGAAGCAGCCGGACCTCGGCACCGCGCTCGTCACCTTCGCCATCGCCATGACCATGGTGATGTTCGCCAAGGTGAAGTGGCGCGACGTGGTGATCATGCTCGCCGGAGGGGCCGCTGCGGCGGTGTTCGCCTGGAGCCGGTTCCTCAAGGACTACCAGAAGCAGCGTCTGCTGACGTTCCTCAACCCGGAGGCATACGCAAAAGGCGCCGGGTACCACGCGATCCAGAGCGTGATCGCGGTGGGTAGCGGGCAGTGGAGCGGGAAGGGGTGGGGCGAAGGAACGCAGAACCAGCTCGCGTTCCTTCCCGAGCAGCACACCGATTTCATCTTCTCCGTCTGGGCAGAGGAGCATGGCTTCCTTGGCGGGGTGGTGCTGATCGCGCTCTACGCGTTCCTCGTGCTGGCCGCTCTCGACGTGGCGGCGAACGCCCGCGACAAGTTCGGCAGCTTTCTTTCCCTCGGCGTCGCCGCGCTCTTCTTCTGGCACGCCTTCATCAACATGGGCATGGTCACAGGGCTTCTGCCCGTGGTCGGCGTGCCGCTGCCTCTCTTCAGCTACGGCGGCAGCAGCGTGGTGGCGGACATGCTGGGGATCGGGATCCTCCTCAACGTCTCGCTCCGTCGGTTCATGTTTTGA
- the mrdA gene encoding penicillin-binding protein 2 has protein sequence MMLVRRDADDIREIRPRAALGALIVVCSMLVLVVRLYQLQILRGDVYGAQSIANFRKSLFVPADRGVIKDRKGRTLVDNRPSFDVFLTPAFCKGKERDEVIEKLQAYLRLGQDDVERIKADYQKSWFSKDKLERFKPYLVMLDIPRDQVDVLEAHKTEMSCVNLIPTPHRSYHAPLSMGHVLGYMSEVTPDELDDHPEYRRGQTIGRRGLERRWERDLRGADGKQNIAVDAKGRELDKDTQEALIPENERLVPATPGNNLVLSVDEKLQRAADTAFPGRAGAVVAMEAKTGFILAMVSRPSFDSNKMSGRISRAELKAISEDPLKPMLNRVMNENYHPGSTFKTIISFVGLENGVINPESSVFCGGSYTMGNHRWRCDKPQGHGSLDLRHALAQSCDVYYYSVGDRAGLDAVADMARRFGYGQPTGLDLGREIPGIIPDSKTITPESGSARAHAINAAIGQGEINVTPLQQVVAYAAVANGGDILLPQIVRRIEAPDGKVIRDFEPQVVRKLGLRETSLEAVRGALFAVVNEPGGTGWRSRLQDVEMAGKTGTAQVMKLGQKQKLDPTTQAYFSRDHAWFVAFAPANDPEIVVVVLNEHGGWGAEAAAPAAAKIVSAYFKMKREDAAPAPVLPAPPLATSSVVQ, from the coding sequence ATGATGCTCGTCCGGCGCGACGCCGACGACATCCGCGAGATCCGCCCGCGCGCTGCGCTGGGCGCGCTGATCGTCGTCTGCTCCATGCTGGTGCTGGTCGTGCGCCTCTACCAGCTGCAGATCCTGCGCGGCGACGTCTACGGGGCGCAGTCCATCGCCAACTTCCGCAAGTCGCTGTTCGTTCCGGCGGACCGCGGCGTGATCAAGGACCGCAAGGGGCGCACGCTCGTCGACAACCGTCCCTCGTTCGACGTCTTCCTCACGCCGGCGTTCTGCAAGGGCAAGGAGCGCGACGAAGTGATCGAGAAGCTCCAGGCCTACCTCCGGCTCGGGCAGGACGACGTCGAGCGGATCAAGGCCGACTACCAGAAGAGCTGGTTCAGCAAGGACAAGCTGGAGCGTTTCAAGCCTTATCTGGTGATGCTGGACATCCCGCGCGATCAGGTCGACGTGCTGGAGGCGCACAAGACCGAGATGAGCTGCGTCAACCTCATCCCCACGCCGCACCGCTCCTACCACGCCCCCCTGAGCATGGGGCACGTGCTCGGCTACATGAGCGAAGTCACGCCCGACGAGCTCGACGACCATCCCGAATACCGGCGCGGTCAGACCATCGGGAGGCGGGGGCTGGAGCGGCGCTGGGAGCGCGACCTGCGCGGCGCCGACGGCAAGCAGAACATCGCCGTCGACGCGAAGGGCCGCGAGCTCGACAAGGACACGCAGGAGGCGCTCATCCCTGAGAACGAGCGCCTGGTGCCGGCCACCCCGGGCAACAACCTGGTGCTCTCGGTGGACGAGAAGCTCCAGCGCGCCGCCGACACCGCATTTCCCGGACGCGCAGGCGCCGTCGTAGCGATGGAAGCGAAGACCGGCTTCATCCTCGCCATGGTGTCGCGTCCCTCGTTCGACTCGAACAAGATGTCCGGCCGCATCAGCCGGGCGGAGCTGAAGGCCATCTCCGAAGATCCGCTCAAGCCGATGCTGAACCGGGTGATGAACGAGAACTACCACCCGGGGTCGACGTTCAAGACCATCATCTCGTTCGTCGGTCTGGAGAACGGCGTGATCAACCCGGAAAGCAGCGTCTTCTGCGGCGGCAGCTACACCATGGGCAACCACCGCTGGCGCTGCGACAAGCCGCAGGGCCACGGCTCGCTCGATCTCAGGCACGCGCTGGCCCAGTCGTGCGACGTCTACTACTACTCGGTGGGAGATCGCGCCGGCCTCGACGCCGTCGCGGACATGGCGAGACGATTCGGCTACGGGCAGCCGACCGGCCTCGATCTGGGACGCGAGATCCCCGGCATCATCCCCGACTCGAAGACCATCACGCCGGAGAGCGGCAGCGCCCGCGCCCACGCGATCAACGCCGCCATCGGCCAGGGAGAGATCAACGTCACCCCGCTGCAGCAGGTGGTGGCGTACGCCGCCGTTGCCAACGGCGGGGACATCCTGCTTCCCCAGATCGTCCGCCGGATCGAAGCACCGGACGGGAAGGTGATCCGCGATTTCGAGCCGCAGGTGGTCCGCAAGCTGGGCCTTCGAGAAACGTCGCTGGAGGCGGTTCGCGGCGCCCTCTTCGCGGTGGTGAACGAGCCGGGCGGGACCGGCTGGCGCTCCCGGCTGCAGGACGTGGAGATGGCCGGGAAGACGGGAACGGCGCAGGTGATGAAGCTCGGGCAGAAGCAGAAGCTCGATCCCACGACGCAGGCGTACTTCTCGCGCGACCATGCCTGGTTCGTGGCCTTCGCGCCCGCCAACGACCCGGAGATCGTGGTGGTCGTGCTCAACGAGCACGGCGGTTGGGGAGCGGAGGCGGCGGCGCCGGCGGCGGCGAAGATCGTCTCCGCGTACTTCAAGATGAAGCGCGAGGACGCCGCTCCGGCCCCGGTGCTGCCGGCCCCGCCGCTCGCAACCAGCTCGGTGGTGCAGTGA
- the mreD gene encoding rod shape-determining protein MreD yields MKLRAALVLLVALVLTILESVIPHLLHLKTARPDLLLIVVLYLALRDDVMEGAALSAAVGYLSDLTSATPAFLYTFLAVLTFVVVRTAGAALRTEGGIQSAAVAFGASLGHSLLATLIFGFFTGAGMHFELGPMFWSAFGTALAAPLVFAVLRRVDAGFQHGEEAPGGLR; encoded by the coding sequence GTGAAGCTGCGCGCCGCGCTGGTCCTCCTCGTCGCATTGGTGCTGACCATCCTCGAGTCGGTGATCCCGCACCTGTTGCACCTCAAGACGGCGCGGCCGGATCTGCTCCTGATCGTCGTGCTCTATCTCGCCTTGCGCGATGACGTGATGGAGGGCGCGGCGCTTTCGGCCGCCGTCGGTTATCTCTCCGATCTGACCTCGGCGACGCCTGCATTTCTCTACACCTTCCTCGCCGTCCTCACCTTCGTGGTGGTGCGGACCGCCGGCGCTGCCCTGCGCACCGAGGGCGGCATCCAGTCCGCCGCCGTGGCGTTCGGCGCCAGCCTCGGCCATTCGCTGCTCGCGACGCTGATCTTCGGCTTCTTCACCGGCGCGGGGATGCACTTCGAGCTCGGGCCCATGTTCTGGTCGGCGTTCGGCACCGCTCTCGCCGCGCCGCTGGTCTTCGCGGTGCTCCGCCGCGTGGACGCCGGGTTCCAGCATGGCGAGGAAGCGCCGGGGGGCCTCCGATGA
- the mreC gene encoding rod shape-determining protein MreC, translated as MHSIFKRFREPIFVIALLAIPFAIFFVKAKKGRDLNALDRAIIFAIAPAEKLITLAAFGAIDAWNGYVALRGVRDENLVLRRESLKARQLEQQAAELRFENERLRHLLDFVDKQVPTRLMIARVVAVGASPHSHTLRIARGSDDGVVKGAPVIAPDGAVGIVSQLTGSYADVQLIVSPLSAVPAVSQRTRSRSTVKGTGDISRCKLTYALRTDDLQEGDVLVTAGGPGFFPHGYRVGRVVNVQKKPHGLFLEAEVIPAVDFSRLDEVSVVLGSEVMPQGVAAAPGAAGSGQ; from the coding sequence GTGCACTCCATTTTCAAGCGCTTTCGCGAGCCGATCTTCGTGATCGCCCTGCTGGCGATCCCCTTCGCGATCTTCTTCGTCAAAGCCAAGAAGGGGCGCGACCTGAATGCGCTGGATCGTGCCATCATCTTCGCGATCGCGCCGGCGGAGAAGCTCATCACGCTCGCCGCCTTCGGAGCGATCGACGCCTGGAACGGCTACGTGGCGCTGCGCGGGGTGCGCGATGAAAATCTCGTGCTCCGGCGCGAGAGCCTGAAAGCCCGCCAGCTCGAGCAGCAGGCGGCCGAGCTGAGGTTCGAGAACGAGCGCCTGCGGCACCTGCTCGACTTCGTCGACAAGCAAGTGCCCACCCGCCTCATGATCGCGCGCGTGGTCGCCGTGGGCGCCTCGCCGCACTCCCACACCCTGCGCATCGCCCGCGGATCGGACGACGGGGTGGTGAAGGGTGCGCCGGTGATCGCGCCGGACGGTGCAGTCGGCATCGTCTCCCAGCTCACCGGCAGCTACGCCGACGTCCAGCTCATCGTCAGCCCCCTCAGCGCGGTCCCCGCGGTATCGCAGCGGACGCGCAGCCGGAGCACCGTCAAGGGCACCGGAGACATCTCCCGCTGCAAGCTCACCTACGCGCTCCGCACCGACGACCTCCAGGAAGGCGACGTGCTGGTCACCGCCGGCGGTCCCGGATTCTTTCCCCATGGCTACCGGGTCGGGCGGGTGGTGAACGTGCAGAAGAAGCCGCACGGCCTCTTCCTCGAGGCCGAGGTCATCCCGGCTGTCGATTTCTCCCGGTTGGACGAGGTGTCGGTGGTGCTCGGGAGCGAAGTGATGCCGCAGGGCGTGGCTGCGGCACCGGGAGCAGCGGGGAGCGGGCAGTGA